A genomic stretch from Lathyrus oleraceus cultivar Zhongwan6 chromosome 2, CAAS_Psat_ZW6_1.0, whole genome shotgun sequence includes:
- the LOC127119296 gene encoding DNA-directed RNA polymerase subunit 10-like protein produces MIIPVRCFTCGKVIGNKWDSYLDFLQADYTEGDALDALGLVRYCCRRMLMTHVDLIEKLLNYNTMEKHDAN; encoded by the exons ATGATTATCCCCGTTCGTTGTTTCACCTGCGGAAAG GTTATTGGAAACAAATGGGATTCATATCTCGACTTTCTCCAAGCTGATTACACTGAAGG AGATGCACTGGATGCTTTGGGGCTGGTTCGTTATTGTTGTAGGCGCATGCTTATGACCCATGTTGACCTTATTGAGAAGCTACTCAATTACAATA CTATGGAAAAGCATGATGCAAATTAA